One region of Armigeres subalbatus isolate Guangzhou_Male chromosome 3, GZ_Asu_2, whole genome shotgun sequence genomic DNA includes:
- the LOC134222357 gene encoding circumsporozoite protein-like: MSPLLITYTLLYTSPSSIPSHSPSTSPNSNPGCGTRPSLSFGPNPSPSLNSNLGFSTSPGPNLNKSLSLSPSPSPGPNSKTFSGIGTDPSRSPSPSLNQSPSLTPSLGPNSNVGSGTGSSPSLRPSTSPSPSPSPSLSPSTSPSSSPGPNSNPGFVTRPSPSLNSNPAAVPVPVPIAFRDPVLTLFRNPVPVPVPVPVSVSVPVSVQVTIPVQIKIPPGSGPSPNAIVSSGTRPSTSRSSCLSPDSNPGSGTRESLNTNPYSGTSPSPNLNESPALI; encoded by the coding sequence atgtcgccactcttaataaCATACACTCTGCTGTATACCAGTCCCAGTTCCATTCCCAGTCACAGTCCCAGTACCAGTCCTAATTCAAATCCCGGTTGCGGTACCCGTCCCAGTCTCAGTTTCGGTCCCAACCCCAGTCCCAGTCTTAATTCTAATCTCGGTTTCAGCACCAGTCCCGGTCCCAATCTCAATAAGAGTCTCAGtctcagtcccagtcccagtcccggCCCTAATTCAAAGACGTTCTCCGGTATCGGCACTGATCCCAGTCGCAGTCCCAGTCCAAGTCTCAATCAGAGTCCCAGTCTCACTCCCAGCCTCGGCCCTAACTCAAATGTCGGTTCCGGTACAGGTTCCAGTCCCAGTCTCAGGCCCAGTACCAGTCCAAGTCCCAGCCCCAGTCCCAGTCTCAGCCCCAGTACCAGTCCCAGTTCCAGTCCTGGCCCTAATTCAAATCCCGGTTTCGTTACCCGTCCCAGTCCCAGTCTTAATTCCAATCCCGCTGCGGTACCAGTCCCAGTCCCAATCGCATTCAGAGACCCAGTTCTAACCTTATTTCGAAACCCGGTTCCGGtaccagtcccagtcccagtttCTGTCTCAGTCCCAGTCTCAGTCCAAGTCACGATCCCGGTCCAAATAAAAATTCCACCCGGTTCCGGTCCCAGTCCCAATGCAATTGTCAGTTCCGGTACCCGTCCCAGTACTAGTCGCAGTTCCTGTCTCAGCCCTGATTCAAATCCCGGTTCCGGTACCCGTGAAAGTCTTAATACCAATCCCTATTCCGGTACCAGTCCCAGTCCCAATCTCAATGAGAGTCCGGCCTTAATTTAA